The Aythya fuligula isolate bAytFul2 chromosome 1, bAytFul2.pri, whole genome shotgun sequence nucleotide sequence ggggggggggtcctgaaAGAttggggaggtggaggagggatCTTAAGGGCTTggggggggctggaggagagccTTAAAGGGTTGGGGGGCCTTTAGGGGATGTTTTGAAAGGCTTGGGGAAGGGCTTTGTAGGTTGTaaaggggctgggggagtcCTTGTAGGCTGGGGGTGGTCAGGGTCAAGCTGAAAGCCCCTCTCCCCGCAGGGAAGCCGACGCTGTACGGCAGCCTGACCCGCCGCGGGCTCAGCACCGAGGGCGTCCCCGATATTGCCGCCTCCGAGGGCTTCGTGGTCGGCGAAATCACCAAGGTGCCGGGGCTGGGGTGGGCCGGGGGGTCTGTGTGAAGTGACCGTGGTCTTAGGGCAGCCAAAATCCCTCTCCTGAGGGATCCTGAGCTGCTCGGGGTCTCTCAGCTCCGGTTTGGAGCCCCTCTGTTCAGAAGCATCCCAGCGGCACTAACAcgcttctgtttttcccctcttctcccccagaAAAGCATCCTCGTTTCCTGCCCTCACGAAAACGTCTCCACGAAGTTCCTGGCGCCCTTCACCACCTTCTCCAGAATCCACCAGAAAAGCGTAAGCTCACGGCACCTCCCAGCCTTCAGCCTCACAATCTGGGTTAAACTTCCCCAAAAAAAGCCCAAGATCCTTTCGATGCTTGCCTGGATTTCCAAAactaaccattttttttcataactaaTCGTGATATGCATGATTCTAGGGCACTGCAGgcttcagaaatgaaacttGTAAGACACCAAACCTTCAGGTGGGACTGATAACGAGGGCTGGCTTCGGTCTGTGActaaaaatcttccttttttaacaAATTCAGAGTGATTTCAAGCCATAAGGATCctaatttttctctgtttcctagaatattggtattttttttccatattaatgTGTTGAGGTGAGCACTGAAGTATATTTTAGAGGGTTCCTGCAAGGAGATGCAGTAGAGGAGTAATTATAGAGAAATCTGAGGGTGGCAGCTGAAGAACTAGAGAAACCCAAGAGGTGCAGGGCTGATTTTTTTGACAGCGCCCTCAAAATTTGGGCTGCCTCCCCTGGGAGCAGCGGGGCTCAGGGCTGAGGAGACAGCAGCGAGCTGCGGGATCCAGAACTGGGGCAGGTTTCTCATTTCTGGGATCCAGAACAGGTTGCTGGGGCtggtttcttattttttttaactgtttttctggCCAAAAACTCAGGCTGCACATCACCGCAGGCACCCGATGTGATTTttacagcacttgcagggctttttttaagcattttcttgcatttcttcacGTTTCAATAACCACAGGACTCATTTGGGGATACACCAAGTGCAGCTCCTCGCTCAGAGTGCTGCAAAATGGCCAattcagaccaaaaaaaattattttttttcactcgGAGACGTAGCTGGGCCCTGCTGGGAAGCGCTCTGAGTTTGCAGAGTGCTTAACCcgaggtggaaaaaaaaataaaaaaaataaaaaaaaataaatcctatttaCCTGCTGCCTCCTGTTCTCAGCACTCCTGCGTGCTTCCTTAGCACTCCTGAAAGCTTGTGGACGTGCCAAAAGTCCAcgagggttttttttcctccttaaaccTCCTTCCCAGGCTGTTTTTTGCTTGAGAGGGAGCAAATTGCAACAGGTTGGTTAAAGAAAACGTTAGCAGTCTGTGAGTAAACGTGCTTAATGGCTCTTGTAATGGCTGAGCCATTACCTCGTGCTTCTAACTCCTGTTTTAATCCCTAaacccctcttttttttttaatggaggtTGGGTATTGAGCTGGGCCCTGTTTAAATTCACCATGGTGTGAGCAATCGCTGTCCCAGAGAGCAGTTCGGGCTGATTCGTGCTTATTTAGGGGAACTTGTGCCTGAAAAAGTCGGACACACCTCCTAAAAAGGCTTCCCTGAGAGCATCATCCTTAAATCTGGGGCCTCGAGCTGTCACCTCTCAGCAAAACCCCACAAAGTGCATCAAGAATCACCGGGGAGCTTCTGAAGATAATAAAGCGCGGATCCAGCACCTTTAAAATCCTGCAAAACTTGGCAGCTGTCCCTCTGCGGGGCTGGGATGGCTTTTACAGGATGCTGCAAAAACTTCTCCAGCTTATTTCGTGGCTGCCTGCAGGATTCTGTAGAAAAATCCCGATTCCTGCTTCACCTGGGGGAAACCCACGACACGGCTGCTCTCTCCGCAGGCTCCTGACTCAGCATTTCTTTCCCCTCGCTGCTTTGTGGATCTCTGCAGAGAGACAGGCAGGGAATAACAATTTCTTTTGTCAGATTGGTGGCGATTACAGGAAATCTGGAGGGTTTTGGGCCAGGTTTCAGTCCcgctggctgcagctcagcccggAGATCAGTCGGGGAGGGCTTTTCGTGCTGTCCCTCTCCTGTGGAGGAAGCCTGACGCTCAGGATCCGCTTGGGTTTTGATTTCCTAAGGGAAAGCTTAGTTAAAACCTCAAAAAATTGATTGAGAATTTGAGGGGGGAGAGGCTGTGAGTCCTGGCTGAAGGATGTTAAACATTAGGAGACCgttttcaggctgaaaatgtTCAGCTAGTGGTAAGGAAACTTCCAGGTGGTGTAAAAAATGGTTTTGAGCAGAAATACTGGCGTACAGAATCCTCCAAAACTGGAATTTGTTGTTTTGTCCTCCTGCAGGTTACCTGCCTGGATATTTCCAgcggcggggggctcggcgTGTCCACCAGCACGGACGGGACCATGAAAATCTGGCAGGCTGCAAACGGAGAAATCAGAGTAAGAGCGGGTGGCTGTGGTGTTTTAAACCCTGCCTGTGCCGTTACTAAAATCACTCAGCCGTGGATTTGGTCAGGCTGTTCGCCCCCTGTGCCCTGGGGCCAGCAAGAATTTGGTTTTTGCTTGAAAAGCTCTTAGAAATTTGACATCTCGGGGGTTTTACGGGGTGTCTGCTGGCAAGCACGCCTCCTCCAGAAAGAATTGAAGCCCAGCAAGCGGAGGGGGAGAGTCCCGGGGTGAAAATGAGGAAGGGTGGTTGGGATTTACAGCCGGGGTGCTGACGGTAGCTGCCAGCTCCTCCCCTGAGTTTGCGAGCTCAGGAGCTGCTTGACGCGAGGGTGACGACGACGGAACTAGCACGGagctctttgtttttccagagaCTTTTGGAAGGCCATGTGTATGATGTGAATTGTTGCAGGTTTTTCCCGTCGGGCCTCGTGGTTCTCAGCGGGGGAATGGACGCCCAGCTAAAGATCTGGTCGGTGGAAGACGCCAGCTGCGCCGTAACCTTCCAGGGTCACAAAGGAGGTAGGGAGTGCTTGGCCTTCCCCAAGGCTTCtggtgctgcctgtgctgaTTATCTCGTACCTGAGGGCTTTGATCACCAGCCTGCTGCACTCTGTGCCGTGCAAAAGTCCCGAGgagcttttttttaaaccccCAGGGTGTGAATAAAAAGATCCCAGGTCTTCCTGAGCTGCGTTTCCTTCCCGGATTAAGGCGTAGAGGGGGAGGATGCAGCCCTGACCTGCATTTGGTGGCCTCTGCTGCACTGGGACTGCCTCCTCCTCGCTCCCAGCTCATCATATTTCCACCCAGagcctcttcctttttttccccttgcccCCAAAAGCACCCAGCAGCTTGTTAGGGGCGTGCAGACCTCGGGCAGGCACAGTTGTGCTGTGCCTAAGCGATTATTCCTTAAGAAGGGCTGGAATAAACTAAACCAGAGTAAATTCCTCACCTTCCATGCGTTTTTGCATAAAGGATGCTGTTCCCTGTGCTCAGGGGGCGGTGAAGGGCTCCAAGGGATGGAAAAAGAGCTAGCAGAAAGGCTCCTGAGAGCAAGTTCCTGGATGGAGCCTTTCTTTGACGTAATCTCTGAAAGGATTTGGTTTCCAGGACCCTTCCTTCGGAAGCAGCCTGGGTTTATCCTAAGGCTTCAGCTGTTTAATCCCGTTTACAAACTTGAACGCTTCATCAGCAAGTCtcgaggagctgggggtgcagcatCGGACGCCCAAACCCTCCCCAAATTCCCTCCTTCCTGACCAAATCTCACGGCTCTGCTTGTGAGAGGATGGTTCTGGAGGTGGAAACCCGGCAGCTGTGGCTCCGTGCCCCACGTTTCACCCCCCACGATTTGCCTGCgtgcagcctccctgccctcatctgctgctggcaccctgGGAACGGCGCCTTGGGGCTCGCACTTGAGTGCCTTGAGAAATTGAGATGTTCTCAGAGATGTTCTTGCCCCCTGTGCTGTCTCTGAACGTGgattctgctctgctgcagggattTTGGACACTGCCATTGTGGACCGAGGAAGAAACGtcctctcctgctccagagACGGCACGGCCCGGCTCTGGGACTGCGGCAAATCCGCCTGCCTGGGTGTCCTGGCTGACTGCGGCTCCCCTGTCAACGGCATCGCCGTGGGCACTGCTGACAACTCGGTGAACCTGGGCGCTCCCGAAAAAACTCCCAGTGAGGAGCTTTCTCTGAAATTCATCTctattcttcttcttttttccttccctgtacAATTCTGTACAATTCTGAGAGCACGGCGTGCTGCCGCGTGCCCTCGCGAGGGTTGTGAGAGTAGAACACACTGGTTCTGGGGAGGAATTGAGCTTTATCAAGCAATTTGAGTGGTTAAAGCTGAGGGTTTTTGGATTACTGGCCCACCTCGCTGCATCCTGGAGGCTGTTTTAGCAGGAAAGTTGCTTTGGGTTCAGCAGGGGTGGTCGCAACCGTCAGGCTTTGGTGCCATCGAGTCTCCCTGCTGGGACGTTGCTGGAGCTCATTGTTGTCCTCTTGCCAGGTGAACGCGAGATCGGGACAGAAGGGaaaatcctgctgctggctcgAGAAGACAAGAAGCTTCAAGGAGTGGgactgcagagcaggcagccgGTAAGGAGCCCGAGATCTGGTCGTGCTCTTCAAAATATCCCATTTTCAGGAGGAGATGgtctgcacagagctgtggttTGCACACAGTGCTGTTTCCAACCACTGAGAGTGCTCTGAGACACAAAACTGCTCTTACAAACCCATCTCCAGGGCCTCAGCCCCGTGTTTTGAGGAATAAGAATTACTCGTGTGCTCCTTCAGCAAGGGCAAGGCAGCTGGCAGGCCTCGGGGGCTGATACCAGGGCCGATAGCAGGACAGAAACTCCTGTAGCAGATTTTATTCCTCGTGGGGTTTGTGGGGAGTGAAAATTGGGCGGAGCAGATCCCACTGAGCAGCCTCGGTGAGCGTGTGGCACAGCTCTGTGAGGAAAGGAGTGGTCTCTGCCAACCTGGTCCTGCTGCTCCACGTGTTGGTTTGTGCCGTGACTCAGAAACAGCCACGCTGACCTCCTAAATAACTCAGTTCCtgttcctctgcctcctctggCTGCTTTGTCCCCGTTTGTGAGGCCCTGACCCTTGTCCTCCCTTCGCAGGTGTTCCTCTTTGTCGGCTCCGACGCCTTCAACTGCTGCACATTCCTCTCGAGCACTTATTTCCTGGCGGGGACTCAGGATGGGAACATCTACCAGCTGGATGTGAGAAACACAAAGTGAGTGCCCGCCTGGGGCTGCGGGTATTTCAACggcaaatttctgttttcctctgggAAGGAGAAACCAGGCCACGGGTGCTGGGAGATGGTGCCTCTTCTGAAGGGTGGATGCAGCCCAAAAAAATGGCACTGAGAGCATTTGAGCTCCTTGCAGATGGTTTTTTCTCTCGGGGAGCGCTGAGGGTGATGCTTTTGCTGGTGTGGGTGATCTTGTGGGATgtcctgaattggaagggacccacgaggatcactgagtccaactcctggacCCCAAAATTAAACCATATTTCTGAGTGTTGTCCaactgtgctgtgttttctgcatcTAGACAACGGGCTGCTAATTTCTGATCGAGTCCCCGTGTCTTATCTTCTGCTCGTGATCTTTTAATTCCTAGCTCACGTTCTTGGATCAGTTCTGACACTCTGGAATGGGTTCTTGACTACAAACcgtaatttttctttgtttctgcttctctttttagTGCTCCAATCCAGGTCATTCAGAGATCAGGAGCGCCAGTGCTTTCTCTGCTTCCGTACCGGGATGGATTTGTTGCCAGCCAAGGTAACCGGGGTGCTGTGTCGTGGCAGTGCAGATCGTGTAATGAAACcgagcagtgctgtgctcttgCTGTGTTACCCTCATATTTGGGCGCTGGCTGGGTGTCAGCTGCTAGAAGGACAGTTTCCATGGCACAAAGGGGTTGCAGTAGGAATGATGTGCTtgctttttgatttattttttcttgtgttcctCCAAAATGGGGTCTCCAAGGTGCTTCTCACCCATCAGAGCCTTTTCCCATCTCCCCGGTGCCCTCACAGCACATCTCCCTTTTCTCGGGCATTTCTGCTGGGCCTGTCGTGCTGATTGTAAAAGGAATGTGGCTTATTTCAGCAATCCATGAAAACTTCCTTGCTTGATATCTCCTCTGCTTCACCAGGTGACGGAACCTGCTTTATCATCCAGCAAGACCTCGATTATGTCATCGACCTCACGGAGGCTGATTGTGACCCTGTGTACAAGGTAAGGAGCAGGGTACATTAACGAAGGTAAaaggtgctggggaaggagacaCCAGCTAGCATTCAGCTGcatttatttgatatttattt carries:
- the PAAF1 gene encoding proteasomal ATPase-associated factor 1 — translated: MAAALRIQSDWSRALRRDEGEAWLSCRSPGKPTLYGSLTRRGLSTEGVPDIAASEGFVVGEITKKSILVSCPHENVSTKFLAPFTTFSRIHQKSVTCLDISSGGGLGVSTSTDGTMKIWQAANGEIRRLLEGHVYDVNCCRFFPSGLVVLSGGMDAQLKIWSVEDASCAVTFQGHKGGILDTAIVDRGRNVLSCSRDGTARLWDCGKSACLGVLADCGSPVNGIAVGTADNSVNLGAPEKTPSEREIGTEGKILLLAREDKKLQGVGLQSRQPVFLFVGSDAFNCCTFLSSTYFLAGTQDGNIYQLDVRNTNAPIQVIQRSGAPVLSLLPYRDGFVASQGDGTCFIIQQDLDYVIDLTEADCDPVYKVASWEKQIYTCCRDGVVRRYQLSDL